Proteins encoded together in one Flavobacteriales bacterium window:
- a CDS encoding SRPBCC domain-containing protein: MTTAPAIGQTAHSTKTTFHRETTVSTVIKADEAIIWALLTNATDHPRWNRTVTSIQGTIALGEWIMLKSTLDAKRSFKLKVMEFEPERKLVWGDGKGRRTFTLKDNGDGTVTFTMHERIGGLMFPLYAKYIPSFDDSFDRFAADLKQEAELIQSKSN; the protein is encoded by the coding sequence ATGACCACCGCTCCCGCTATCGGACAGACCGCCCACTCCACGAAGACGACCTTCCACCGCGAGACCACAGTGAGCACGGTGATCAAGGCCGACGAGGCCATCATCTGGGCGCTGCTCACGAACGCCACTGACCATCCGCGTTGGAACCGCACGGTCACCTCCATCCAGGGCACCATCGCCCTGGGCGAATGGATCATGCTGAAGAGCACCCTCGATGCCAAACGCAGCTTCAAGCTCAAGGTGATGGAGTTCGAGCCGGAGAGGAAGCTCGTGTGGGGCGATGGCAAGGGCCGGCGCACCTTCACGCTGAAGGACAACGGCGACGGCACGGTGACCTTCACCATGCACGAACGCATCGGTGGTCTGATGTTCCCGTTATACGCCAAGTACATCCCGAGCTTCGACGATAGCTTCGACCGCTTCGCGGCCGACCTGAAGCAGGAGGCCGAACTGATCCAGAGCAAGAGCAACTGA
- a CDS encoding RNA polymerase sigma factor — MLDIATLTAEFERNRGALRAYILRVTASRQDAEDIVQETWIKAQRSLEGFRGDSSVKTWVFAIAQNIARDHLRALKRWPEDVGDICKEAALNDPEFFREAMTIHKTSPQAQFEIREHIALCFTCVSRSLPLEQQLAVMLKEVHGFSVKEIAAIMENTEAMVKYWLHSGRGKMIDVFDRRCALINKEGACHQCTELNGIFNPKQNAQEEAVKIQMVRDAKKADKEHLFDLRMKVMKELDPFTSAAAELQLHHLEFDRKVMEGYPEGS, encoded by the coding sequence ATGCTGGACATCGCCACCCTCACCGCCGAGTTCGAGCGGAACCGTGGCGCGCTGAGGGCCTACATCCTGCGGGTGACGGCGAGCAGGCAGGACGCCGAGGACATCGTGCAGGAGACCTGGATCAAGGCGCAGCGGAGCCTGGAGGGCTTCAGGGGCGACAGCAGCGTGAAGACCTGGGTCTTCGCCATCGCTCAGAACATCGCGCGGGATCATCTGCGTGCCTTGAAACGATGGCCCGAGGACGTGGGCGACATCTGCAAGGAGGCCGCCCTGAACGACCCCGAGTTCTTCCGCGAGGCCATGACGATCCACAAGACCTCGCCGCAGGCCCAGTTCGAGATCCGCGAGCACATCGCCCTCTGCTTCACCTGCGTGAGCCGATCGCTGCCGCTGGAACAGCAATTGGCCGTCATGTTGAAGGAAGTCCACGGGTTCAGCGTGAAGGAGATCGCTGCCATCATGGAGAACACCGAGGCCATGGTGAAGTACTGGTTGCACAGCGGCCGCGGCAAAATGATCGATGTGTTCGATCGGCGTTGCGCGCTGATCAACAAGGAAGGCGCCTGCCACCAGTGCACGGAGCTCAATGGCATCTTCAACCCGAAACAGAACGCGCAGGAAGAGGCCGTGAAGATCCAGATGGTGCGCGATGCGAAGAAGGCTGACAAGGAGCACCTCTTCGATCTGCGCATGAAGGTGATGAAGGAGCTCGATCCGTTCACCTCAGCCGCGGCTGAGCTGCAGTTGCATCATCTGGAGTTCGATCGGAAGGTGATGGAGGGGTACCCCGAGGGGAGCTGA
- a CDS encoding cupin domain-containing protein: MKRPIDLHAIGERIHFNDARERTNGQRSEATLSLGPGNKGPGAHIHIGQDEGFKVLSGKLIVTIGKKEVTMGPGESAVVRAGEAHNFRNASSTERVEAEFWYQPALNIEWMLQSMGEDAMENGGDWKKAPLLPVFHALWKMRREYRLAGLPFWLQDALFGTFAFIARLTGAHERWPLPERLR, translated from the coding sequence ATGAAACGCCCCATCGATCTCCACGCCATCGGCGAGCGCATCCACTTCAACGATGCCCGCGAACGAACGAACGGCCAACGCAGCGAGGCTACCTTGAGCCTTGGTCCCGGCAACAAAGGCCCCGGTGCGCACATCCACATCGGCCAGGACGAAGGCTTCAAGGTGCTGAGCGGGAAGCTGATCGTCACCATCGGTAAGAAGGAAGTCACCATGGGGCCCGGCGAAAGTGCGGTGGTCCGTGCGGGTGAGGCGCACAACTTCCGCAATGCGAGCAGCACCGAACGGGTGGAGGCCGAGTTCTGGTACCAGCCCGCCCTGAACATCGAGTGGATGCTGCAGTCGATGGGAGAGGACGCGATGGAGAACGGCGGCGATTGGAAGAAGGCCCCGTTGCTGCCCGTCTTCCATGCCTTGTGGAAGATGCGAAGGGAGTATCGCCTCGCAGGCCTGCCCTTCTGGTTGCAGGATGCGCTGTTTGGCACATTCGCGTTCATTGCGCGGCTCACGGGCGCCCACGAACGGTGGCCGCTGCCGGAGAGGCTGCGCTGA
- the fdhF gene encoding formate dehydrogenase subunit alpha, which produces MNQPQAKHSGSPAPVAKTQSAPATSNKAATEVDIAYIDGVAYPIHKGETMLAFLKRHKGPNPVPTLCDAPNLEPFGSCRVCSVEVALQEDGPSKVMASCHTPVGKGMYITVNSPRMERLRKNIVELVLTDYDTERLKTEDHGKNELYNVVQQIGFDIDSVRYPKGKNHLDTPQDTSHPYMVSDLSACISCYRCVRACDEVQGEFVLTMAGRGFDNHIVKGTNESFKDSDCVSCGACAQACPTSAITDVFRAKETKADSVVRTVCTYCGVGCNLEVKVTHLRQGSGGQEVKKVVAGITAPYDAEANQGHTCLKGRYAFKFYDHPERLRSPLIKRNGVFEEVSWDEAYDFIVDGFIRISEEYGPDALGGVSSSRCPNEENYLLQKFIRAQIGTNNIDSCARVCHSPTALGMQKTFGTGAATNSIDDLRDTHTIMVIGANPTDAHPVTGAKIKQQIMKGKTLVVIDPRRTELARYAHYHLQLKPGTNVALLNMFMHTIASEGLVKQDFIDTRTEGWDDFKKELLSVDIAAMERETGVDRKLVREAAMAYAKSPAAMSFHGLGVTEHFQGTFTVMQIADIAMMTGNIGRRGVGVNPLRGQNNVQGAADMGCQPHQGAGYFAVDDPQYAQLYNEFYGTEIPNVIGKKIPQMYDAMLAGTMKAFWVVGEDMGQTDPNTMHVRKALGELELFVVQELFMTETAKMAHVVLPGASFLEKSGTFTNGERRIQRVNAVVDPIEGTKSDGQITCDIMERYAQKTGKRSGNANTDYHPKWVLEEISRIVPFFAGVKWDELGENGKQWPVKPDGTDTKILHTDSFKRGLGHFYFNAWEKSPEVRTNEKDYPYIITTNRELEHYNCGAMTRRTGNGEILTEDVLLINPADAQQNGIVDGDMVCVESPRGKVDIKARITDEVKPGILSSTFHFPEIMLNIITSSVSDSLAMCPEYKVVTCRIRKAKKAHLRKAGEVVQKA; this is translated from the coding sequence ATGAACCAGCCCCAGGCCAAGCACTCCGGCTCCCCCGCCCCCGTCGCCAAGACGCAGTCCGCCCCCGCCACCTCCAACAAGGCGGCCACGGAGGTGGATATCGCCTACATCGACGGTGTCGCCTACCCGATCCACAAGGGCGAGACGATGCTGGCCTTCCTCAAGCGGCACAAGGGGCCGAATCCGGTGCCCACGCTGTGCGATGCCCCCAACCTGGAGCCCTTCGGCAGCTGCCGCGTGTGTTCCGTGGAAGTGGCGCTACAGGAGGACGGCCCCAGCAAGGTGATGGCCAGCTGCCACACCCCCGTGGGCAAGGGCATGTACATCACGGTGAACAGCCCGCGCATGGAGCGGCTGCGCAAGAACATCGTGGAGCTGGTGCTCACCGACTACGACACCGAGCGGCTGAAGACGGAGGACCATGGGAAGAACGAGCTCTACAACGTCGTCCAGCAGATCGGTTTCGACATCGACAGCGTGCGCTACCCGAAGGGGAAGAACCACTTGGACACACCGCAGGACACGAGCCATCCCTATATGGTGAGCGACCTCAGCGCGTGCATCAGCTGCTACCGCTGCGTGCGTGCGTGCGATGAGGTGCAGGGCGAGTTCGTGCTCACCATGGCCGGCCGTGGTTTCGACAACCACATCGTGAAAGGCACCAACGAGAGCTTCAAAGACAGCGATTGCGTGAGCTGCGGCGCCTGTGCGCAGGCCTGCCCCACCAGCGCCATCACCGATGTGTTCCGCGCCAAGGAGACCAAAGCCGACAGCGTGGTGCGCACCGTGTGTACGTACTGCGGCGTGGGCTGCAACCTGGAGGTGAAGGTGACCCACCTACGCCAAGGCTCCGGCGGGCAAGAGGTCAAGAAAGTTGTGGCGGGCATCACCGCGCCGTACGATGCAGAGGCGAACCAAGGGCACACCTGCCTCAAAGGCCGCTATGCTTTCAAGTTCTACGACCACCCCGAGCGGCTCCGCTCACCGCTGATCAAGCGCAACGGTGTGTTCGAGGAAGTGAGCTGGGACGAGGCCTACGACTTCATCGTGGACGGTTTCATCCGGATCAGTGAGGAGTACGGCCCCGATGCGCTCGGCGGCGTGAGCAGCTCGCGCTGCCCCAACGAGGAGAACTACCTATTGCAGAAGTTCATCCGCGCGCAGATCGGCACCAACAACATCGACAGCTGCGCGCGGGTATGCCACAGCCCCACGGCCCTCGGCATGCAGAAGACCTTCGGCACCGGCGCGGCCACCAACAGCATCGATGACCTGCGCGACACGCACACCATCATGGTGATCGGGGCCAACCCCACCGATGCGCACCCTGTGACCGGCGCCAAGATCAAGCAGCAGATCATGAAGGGGAAGACCCTGGTCGTGATCGACCCGCGCCGCACCGAGCTGGCCCGTTATGCGCACTACCACCTGCAGCTGAAGCCCGGCACCAACGTGGCCCTGCTGAACATGTTCATGCATACCATCGCGAGCGAGGGACTGGTGAAGCAGGACTTCATCGACACGCGCACCGAGGGCTGGGACGATTTCAAGAAGGAGCTGCTCTCGGTGGACATCGCCGCCATGGAGCGTGAGACCGGCGTGGACCGCAAGCTCGTGCGTGAGGCCGCGATGGCTTACGCGAAGAGCCCCGCCGCCATGAGCTTCCACGGCCTGGGCGTCACCGAGCACTTCCAGGGCACCTTCACCGTGATGCAGATCGCCGACATCGCCATGATGACCGGCAACATCGGTCGCCGCGGCGTGGGCGTGAACCCGCTGCGCGGACAGAACAACGTGCAGGGCGCGGCCGACATGGGCTGCCAGCCGCACCAGGGCGCCGGCTACTTCGCGGTGGACGATCCGCAGTACGCGCAGCTCTACAACGAGTTCTACGGCACGGAGATCCCCAATGTGATCGGCAAGAAGATCCCGCAGATGTACGACGCCATGCTCGCCGGAACCATGAAAGCGTTCTGGGTGGTGGGCGAGGACATGGGCCAGACGGACCCCAACACGATGCACGTGCGCAAGGCCCTCGGCGAGCTGGAGCTCTTCGTGGTGCAGGAGCTCTTCATGACCGAGACCGCCAAGATGGCCCACGTAGTGCTACCCGGCGCCAGCTTCCTGGAGAAGAGCGGCACCTTCACCAACGGCGAGCGCCGCATCCAGCGCGTGAACGCTGTGGTGGACCCCATCGAGGGCACCAAGAGCGACGGCCAGATCACCTGCGACATCATGGAGCGCTATGCGCAGAAGACCGGCAAGCGCAGTGGCAACGCCAACACCGACTACCACCCCAAGTGGGTGCTGGAGGAGATCAGCCGCATCGTGCCCTTCTTCGCCGGGGTGAAGTGGGACGAGCTGGGCGAGAACGGCAAGCAATGGCCCGTGAAGCCCGACGGCACCGACACCAAGATCCTGCACACCGACAGCTTCAAGCGCGGGCTCGGCCACTTCTACTTCAACGCGTGGGAGAAGAGCCCCGAGGTGCGCACCAACGAGAAGGACTACCCCTACATCATCACCACCAACCGCGAGCTGGAGCACTACAACTGCGGCGCCATGACGCGGCGCACCGGCAACGGCGAGATCCTCACCGAGGACGTGCTGCTGATCAACCCCGCCGACGCCCAGCAGAACGGCATCGTCGATGGCGACATGGTCTGCGTGGAAAGCCCGCGCGGCAAGGTGGACATCAAGGCGCGCATCACCGACGAGGTGAAGCCCGGCATCCTCAGCAGCACCTTCCACTTCCCGGAGATCATGCTCAACATCATTACCTCCAGTGTGAGTGATAGCCTTGCCATGTGTCCTGAATACAAGGTGGTAACCTGTCGCATCCGCAAGGCGAAAAAGGCGCACTTGCGGAAGGCGGGGGAGGTGGTGCAGAAGGCTTGA
- a CDS encoding leucine-rich repeat domain-containing protein — protein sequence MKTVARLSLLFLAGWMVATSTTAQTQQEPPKYAGFCPTYTFEGALNDGAGNSYPIHLELLCLLDSTLVGHYYYKPENGQLKLGGQLLGDSTFTLGEWNEKSELTGMFRGHVHRSFTSLTGSWENPDRSRTLSFDLHRSMTSYSDYLAKWRSYPDYVDLHSALSTKSTVYQLHLRSMGFTTLPDSLARLDRLLSLSLLDNKFDTLPSVVTRLLTLEDLSLAGNEGIYLGTDIARLGNLRMLILTFNELTSLEPAIGELNNLLYLDASHNALTSVPPEFENLKQLQILDLSFNPISKAAQNRIRNMLPNCLVKF from the coding sequence ATGAAGACTGTGGCCCGGCTGTCACTTCTGTTCTTGGCCGGTTGGATGGTGGCCACTTCTACGACGGCTCAAACACAACAAGAGCCGCCCAAGTACGCTGGCTTCTGCCCAACATATACGTTCGAGGGAGCCTTGAATGATGGTGCCGGAAATTCGTATCCGATACACCTTGAGCTGCTTTGTCTTCTCGATTCAACACTTGTAGGGCACTACTACTACAAACCCGAGAACGGACAACTGAAACTGGGCGGTCAGCTCCTTGGCGACTCGACGTTCACGCTCGGTGAATGGAACGAGAAGTCCGAGCTGACCGGAATGTTCCGTGGTCACGTCCATCGCTCATTCACGAGTTTGACCGGCTCTTGGGAGAACCCGGATAGAAGCCGCACACTTTCGTTCGACCTGCACCGCTCAATGACCTCCTACTCGGACTATCTGGCAAAGTGGAGGTCATACCCAGACTACGTGGACCTCCACTCCGCCTTATCGACGAAAAGCACCGTGTATCAACTCCACTTGAGGAGTATGGGATTCACAACCCTTCCGGATAGCCTCGCACGGCTGGACCGCCTTCTTTCATTGAGCCTCCTTGACAACAAGTTCGATACTCTCCCTAGCGTCGTGACCCGATTGTTAACGCTGGAAGACCTTTCCCTCGCCGGCAACGAAGGGATCTACCTCGGGACGGACATCGCAAGACTTGGGAACCTGCGCATGCTGATCTTGACCTTCAACGAACTCACATCGCTCGAGCCTGCCATTGGAGAGTTGAACAACCTGTTGTACCTGGACGCAAGTCACAACGCGCTAACAAGCGTTCCGCCGGAGTTTGAGAACCTAAAGCAACTGCAGATCCTTGACCTGTCTTTCAATCCCATCTCGAAAGCAGCGCAAAATCGGATCCGCAACATGCTTCCCAATTGCCTTGTGAAATTCTGA
- a CDS encoding ATP-binding protein: MIARKEYEAAVRKALRRSPVVMLLGPRQCGKTTLARQLLHAEAPTFFDLEDPAEARALASPMTALQGLGGLVVLDEAQRQPGLFPVLRVLADRPRNKARFLVLGSASPELGRQAAESLAGRVEVIDVRGFSLGEVGAAAMDKLWSRGGFPRAFLARSDADSLSWRKQFIRTFLERDLAALGFGMSPRIMERFWSMIAHHHGQIWNASQVAASLGVAPNTASSYLDALEQTFMIRRLQPWFTNLGKRVVKSPKIYLRDSGVLHALLGLGSSKALLTHPKLGASWEGFVLEEVLAHFRPQQAWFYGVHAGSELDLFFTHKGRALGFEIKREDAPRMTKSMHVALADLGLQKLYVIYPGSRRYSLAPKVECVPLGMLLDL, translated from the coding sequence ATGATCGCGCGCAAGGAATACGAGGCCGCCGTGCGGAAGGCCCTTCGGCGCAGCCCCGTGGTCATGTTGCTGGGCCCGCGCCAGTGCGGCAAAACGACACTGGCCCGGCAGCTGCTGCACGCCGAGGCACCCACCTTCTTCGATCTGGAGGACCCCGCCGAAGCACGCGCGCTGGCGAGCCCGATGACCGCCTTGCAGGGGCTTGGCGGACTGGTGGTGCTCGACGAAGCCCAACGCCAGCCCGGCCTCTTTCCCGTGCTTCGTGTGCTGGCCGACCGGCCACGCAACAAGGCTCGTTTCCTGGTGCTCGGCAGCGCATCGCCCGAGCTGGGAAGGCAGGCCGCCGAATCGCTCGCGGGTCGCGTCGAGGTGATCGATGTGCGTGGTTTTTCGCTGGGCGAGGTGGGCGCTGCGGCCATGGACAAATTGTGGTCGCGCGGCGGCTTCCCCCGCGCCTTCCTCGCACGCAGCGATGCCGATAGCCTGAGCTGGCGCAAGCAGTTCATCCGCACCTTCCTCGAACGTGACCTCGCTGCCCTCGGCTTCGGCATGTCGCCGCGCATCATGGAGCGCTTCTGGTCCATGATCGCCCATCACCACGGCCAGATCTGGAACGCCTCCCAGGTGGCCGCATCGCTCGGCGTGGCGCCCAACACCGCCAGCAGCTACCTCGACGCGCTCGAACAGACCTTCATGATCCGCCGCCTGCAACCCTGGTTCACCAACCTGGGCAAGCGCGTGGTGAAGAGCCCCAAGATCTATCTCCGCGACAGCGGCGTGCTGCATGCCTTGCTCGGGCTGGGCTCATCAAAAGCGCTGCTCACCCACCCCAAGCTCGGAGCGTCTTGGGAAGGATTCGTCCTGGAGGAAGTGCTCGCGCATTTCCGCCCGCAACAGGCCTGGTTCTATGGCGTGCATGCAGGCTCGGAGCTCGATCTCTTCTTCACGCACAAGGGCAGGGCGCTCGGCTTCGAGATCAAACGCGAGGACGCCCCGCGCATGACCAAGAGCATGCACGTGGCCCTCGCCGACCTCGGCCTGCAAAAGCTCTACGTGATCTATCCGGGATCGCGCAGGTACAGCCTCGCGCCCAAGGTGGAATGCGTGCCTTTGGGCATGCTACTGGACCTTTGA
- a CDS encoding KilA-N domain-containing protein produces the protein MKNRTITVKGTEVTVTTRHEQDYISLTDMVKNFEGAGALIEQWLKNKDTVLFLGVWEQLNNPGFNSLEFEGIRNESGRNSFFLSAKKWVDRTGGIGLEAKAGRYGGTFAHKDIAFEFGSWLSPEFKLYLITEFQRLKEAEAGARSLEWNLQRTLAKVNYRIHTDAIKEHLLPPVLSKEQMTRVYSSEADLLNMALFGMTAAEWRSANPKLPGNMRDHATLEQLVVLSNMESINALLIRQGLLAHERLRQLNGAAITQMKSLMTGAVRKALGGKGKRT, from the coding sequence ATGAAGAATAGGACCATCACCGTGAAGGGCACCGAGGTAACGGTGACCACCCGCCACGAGCAGGATTACATCTCCCTCACCGATATGGTGAAGAACTTCGAGGGAGCCGGTGCGCTCATCGAGCAATGGCTGAAGAACAAGGACACGGTGCTTTTCCTCGGGGTGTGGGAGCAGCTCAACAACCCCGGTTTTAATTCCCTCGAATTCGAGGGGATTAGAAACGAGTCCGGCCGCAACAGCTTTTTCTTGAGCGCCAAGAAATGGGTGGACCGTACGGGGGGCATCGGGCTGGAAGCAAAGGCCGGTCGCTACGGCGGCACCTTCGCCCACAAGGACATCGCCTTCGAATTCGGGTCCTGGCTCAGTCCAGAGTTCAAGCTGTACCTCATCACAGAGTTCCAGCGCCTGAAGGAAGCGGAGGCCGGTGCGCGATCGCTTGAATGGAACCTGCAACGCACACTCGCCAAGGTGAATTATCGCATCCACACCGATGCCATCAAGGAGCACCTGCTGCCTCCGGTACTGAGCAAGGAACAGATGACCCGCGTGTACAGCAGCGAAGCGGACCTGCTGAACATGGCGCTCTTCGGCATGACCGCCGCCGAGTGGCGCAGCGCCAACCCGAAGCTGCCCGGCAACATGCGCGACCACGCCACATTGGAGCAGCTCGTGGTGCTGTCGAACATGGAGAGCATCAATGCGCTGCTCATCCGCCAGGGCCTGCTCGCACATGAGCGCCTCCGCCAACTGAACGGTGCGGCCATCACGCAAATGAAGTCGCTCATGACCGGGGCTGTCAGGAAGGCATTGGGCGGAAAAGGCAAGCGGACATAG
- a CDS encoding very short patch repair endonuclease, which produces MTDVFTKAKRSEVMSRIRGKGNKDTEVALARLFRAHGITGWRRHYAITGRPDFVFPKQKLAVFVDGCFWHGCPKHATRPKGNGKFWATKLDTNKVRDRRVNRALRAKGWRVLRIWEHELSRLGQSRTLRRVIKALDA; this is translated from the coding sequence GTGACCGACGTCTTCACCAAGGCCAAGCGTTCCGAGGTGATGTCCCGCATCCGGGGCAAAGGCAACAAGGACACGGAAGTCGCGCTCGCTAGGTTGTTCCGAGCGCATGGCATTACGGGTTGGCGTCGACACTATGCGATCACCGGCCGCCCGGATTTCGTCTTTCCAAAGCAGAAGCTCGCGGTCTTCGTGGATGGCTGCTTCTGGCATGGATGCCCGAAGCACGCCACGCGACCGAAAGGCAATGGAAAGTTCTGGGCAACGAAACTGGATACCAACAAGGTCCGTGACCGTCGCGTGAACCGTGCGCTACGTGCAAAGGGCTGGCGTGTACTTCGCATCTGGGAGCATGAACTCTCCCGGCTAGGACAATCTCGCACACTGCGTAGAGTGATCAAGGCACTTGATGCCTGA
- a CDS encoding PD-(D/E)XK motif protein, with the protein MESRRIAGLAPSFWERLEASKSVRDQWRVLPVAPDLSERLIGGISRTGMRCLLIALRDGEETLTDAKSRGLSVRTEQLTEGSQTSAYLIIECLDATGHPLFDLIAMDLAAALQSTDPATAVTRVLGKWRRFWSQAPRSMMSREEQLGLFAELWFLLHWMFPAVGIGTAMKRWRGPIGARRDFEWAGHAIEVKSSTIVRGPLFRINSIDQLEAGTDNLWLFGLRVREDGSSPLNLPDLVNACLTTLGADPDSQMRFESMLARSGYSRIYESEYRLLLLRIVDAKLYEVSDDFPKITADSFANGIPSGVNEVSYTIDLSGFSGKALSVPSEAQALLQ; encoded by the coding sequence ATGGAGAGCCGCCGAATAGCCGGTCTAGCCCCAAGTTTCTGGGAGCGGCTTGAGGCGTCAAAGTCGGTTCGCGACCAATGGCGTGTGCTTCCCGTTGCGCCTGATCTAAGCGAGAGGCTTATCGGCGGCATCAGCAGAACCGGAATGCGGTGTCTGTTGATCGCACTGCGCGATGGGGAGGAAACCCTTACCGATGCAAAAAGCCGCGGGTTATCTGTTCGCACCGAGCAGCTTACGGAAGGCTCACAGACTAGTGCATATCTCATCATCGAGTGTCTCGATGCGACTGGTCATCCACTGTTCGACCTGATCGCAATGGACCTTGCAGCCGCACTTCAGTCGACGGACCCAGCAACCGCCGTGACCAGGGTATTGGGCAAGTGGAGGCGATTTTGGAGCCAAGCGCCGCGTAGTATGATGAGTCGGGAGGAACAGCTTGGCCTTTTCGCAGAACTCTGGTTCCTGCTCCATTGGATGTTCCCGGCCGTGGGCATAGGCACAGCGATGAAGAGATGGCGAGGGCCTATTGGAGCGCGACGTGATTTCGAATGGGCTGGGCACGCGATCGAAGTGAAGAGTAGCACTATTGTTCGCGGCCCTCTGTTCCGTATCAATAGTATCGATCAGCTTGAGGCTGGCACAGACAATCTCTGGCTCTTTGGCCTTCGAGTCCGGGAGGATGGAAGCTCACCACTTAATCTGCCGGACTTGGTCAATGCCTGCTTGACAACACTTGGAGCGGACCCTGACTCCCAGATGCGCTTTGAGAGTATGCTGGCCAGGTCTGGATATTCCAGGATCTACGAAAGCGAATACCGCTTACTGTTGCTGCGCATTGTGGATGCCAAGCTCTATGAAGTCTCCGACGATTTTCCCAAGATCACAGCCGATTCATTCGCGAACGGAATTCCAAGCGGCGTAAATGAAGTGAGCTACACAATTGATCTCAGTGGCTTCTCGGGGAAAGCACTATCCGTTCCATCAGAAGCCCAAGCACTACTTCAATAG